atttttttttcttcagggTTAAAACTAACATTAGATTTCATGTTGGGGATGTTGAAGCGGCAGCAGTTCCATGTGGCTTTGGACGTGCTATTGGAAATAAGGTAGGCATGTTTGCTCTGCTGCTTTGCATGCTAGTTTTGCTTAGTTTCTTGTGTTTCTACCTCTTGATTTTCGTTAATAAAGGGTATATTAGGATAAGATCTGACAGTTTTTCCTGTAGGATTATGAGAATTCTAAGGTAGGTCATTTATATCCTTACTGTTAGCCTTGATTTATGCTTAAATATCAGACTATTGTTACATTCTCTGCTCGATGTTATGGTCCACTGCAATTCAACTGTGTGGAAAAGCAGACAGTCATATAGGTCTGCAAGTAACATATCAGATAGTCATCATAACTTCACATATAGGATCTATCAGTCATGACATGTTAATGTTATGCTGCTTAGTACTCAGTATTATTTTGCTTGCCCCTAATATTGAAAATCACTTTTCAGAATgatctataatattttattttcaatggtATATGGCGGCCAATGGCAGCAAGTGTAGAAAATACCATGGCACATGTTATGTCAGCTATGCCATATTGAACCATGGAATCCATTTCATCCAAAGAAAAGAGTAATGCAATTATGAAGAGCTAAGCACAACCAAAAAGCAtaggaagaaaaataaagagGAAAATACCGTACGGAGCAGGTGGACACCTTAATGATGGTTTCAACATTGTCAGTGAAGGTTTCTGTCCAGAAGATTTTGAAAGGAATTCAAAAGCCAGGTGTCGTTGCAGGAAAATAATATAATCCAGGCCACTTTGGGATGGCATAAGGCAGACAATGCTATATGACATGGACGTCACAGCTTAGGTGATGCCACATTGAATGGCGTTGTTGTGAGAACTGGACCAGTCAGTGATGTTCATTCGTGAACTAGATGCACCAATGGGCAGTCCAGTCAAGGATATGGAGCATTAAAATTGTTGAATTGGACTTTGAACCATTGAACCAGCTATGAACCACTGGTTCAATTCAGCaggttttaaatattttggaagTTACATCGGTGACAGTCGAACTTGTGTACTACTGACTCCACAGTTGCTCGCATATATATTTACCCAttgtagtatatatatatacttgttttaagtaaatttttaaaaaccatttCTACTACCCCTAAAATCatttgatattaaataattatataatagaaaaatatgttTACAAGGTTATAgatgttatatttattgttgAACTTGAGTATGCTGtcataaatacatattttcattagtatgtttgttttttataattattaccGGTTCAATTAGAGCCTAGTTACAACAACCAAGCTTTACCCTGCTAAGAAGGGTCAGCTACATATATGGATCAAACGATGCCATACTGCTCTGCCATATAACATATCTCTATTTAACTCATTAATCTCCACAGTCCACCAGCTAATAAAATATTGTCTTCACAAGACCTGTCCAATAGCCTAAATGGCAAATGCCATGACTGTGCTATATGCAAACTGATGTGCTTTTcagaaaacaatattttattttgaaggtTTCATCTTTTTGTGTCAGCTTTTTCTATTCTGACCATTGATATGGAATTTGCTTGTCTCAACAGGGAGCTGTTGGTTTAAGGGTTAGAGTGTATGATCGGATTATGTGCTTTGTTAATTGTCACTTTGCTGCCCATTTAGACGCAGTTGGTCGTCGCAATGCCGATTTTGATCATGTATACCGAACAATGTCCTTCAGCCGGCCAACAAACTTCTTAAATGCAACACCTGGTACCTTGCCTTTGCCTATTACTGCTTCTCACTTTCCTTATCCATGTATTCATCTTGACCTGTTTATAGATCTGGCTTGCCATTGGTCCTTTCTGTTGCAGCTGGCACTTCGTCTTCTGTTCCAATATTTCGTGGTACAAATGTATGTACATGCTGTCCACTTTATTCTTCTTAGTAAAACATTATGCTCTCAAACAGTTGAATGAAGCACTGATTCTTGAGATTGGTTTTTAGTCTGCAGAAGGGATGTCCGAGTTATCTGAGTCCGACATGATTGTATTTCTTGGTGATTTTAACTATCGTCTTGATGACATTTCGTATGATGAAGCAAGAGATTTTGTTTCTCAAAGATGCTTTGATTGGCTCAGAGAAAGGGATCAGCTTCGAGCAGAAATGGAAGCTGGGAAGGCCTTCCAAGGAATGCGTGAAGCAATAATAACATTTCCTCCCACATACAAGTTTGAACGACACCAAGCTGGTTTGGCAGGTTGGTACCCCAACGCGCACACACAAATAGTCTCTGAAAATTGAACTTGAAAGGAAACTTTAGCATAAAAAAGTAAACAAGAAGTGAGATTTAAGTGTAAATTGTGGTGGATTGTTGCATTGCTGCTCTATTTATGGCAAATAGAGAGTTTCTGCAAATCACACAGCTCTAATTACTAAGACCTTATATCTGTAGTCCAATAACATACACAGCATGCATCGTATGATACGACAAAAAAGAATGAAAGAATGAAAATGTTATGAAATGACAAATTCCAGTCAGACCTCATAACAATGACTTTCCCTGTAGGGTTGAGATTGGGAGGAGGAATAAAGAATAATAGCAACTCTGaataatatgatttaatttttcattcttttgGGTGCATGTACTTCCAATACTCTTGCTCTATAATTAGATATTGAAAGGTCAATGGACCATTTTAAGCCACAATGAGTgctatttatatttgaatttagcATTGCTTTAAAGTTTCTAATACAGTCATGACTTTGGATTTGTATGAAATGTTTTTTGAAGGGTATGATTCTGGTGAAAAGAAACGAATTCCTGCCTGGTGCGACAGAATTTTGTATCGTGATAGTCGCTCTTCTTCGGTCACTGAGTGCAGTTTGGAGTGCCCTATTGTCGCTTCAGTATTGCAGTGAGTGCTCTAGTTTATATGTTTATTGCATTCGGTTTACCATATGGACTTTGTGTATCAAGTTTAATTATACTTGGCACGTTGTACTTAACCCATTATACTGCTCTGACCCCTCTATCGATAAGGCAACTTTATTGTATTGGACATGTGAAACAAGTCAATTGAATTAGTGAATTACAGATTTCTAAAACAGGAAATACTTGATAGCCAAAATTTTTCTAGAACAACTTGGCATCATCATGACAAGTTTTGGCTGGACTTTGTCATACTTTAACTGcaggtaaaatatatttttggtctcTATATGTGACCCTTTCAAATTGGTCCCTATACAAAAAAGGTATAAATTTACTCCTTACATACATCACCATTTTCAACTTTGCCCCCACAAAACTCCATGTCAATGTTACATTGTCAAAGCGGCAACAGATACTAAGGACAGCATTGAAAATGATTAGGACACTTTTTACATTTAGTGATTGAATTGAAAAGGAGTGTCTTATGTAGGGGTAAcaatatattttaacatttacTAGCTGTGTAGCgttactataaaaaatattacagaaAAGCATGAGTGGAAACACTAtctttttctttccatttttgttttgattaatGCCGCCTTACCTTCAATAGGTATGAAGCCTGCATGGATGTCACAGATAGTGACCACAAGCCTGTGCGCTGCATCTTTTCTACAGATGTTGCTCGAGTAGATGAATCAATACGGAGACAGGAGTTTGGAGAGATTCTCGAATCAAATGAGAAAATTAAACTTCTTCTGAAAGAATTGTACAAGATTCCTGAAACTATCATAAGTACAAACAACATAATTCTTCAAAACCAAGACACATTAATTCTGCGTATTACTAATAAATGTACAGAAGACAATGCTTTGTTTGAAATAATTTGTGAAGGGCAGGCTACTGTTATGGAGGATCAGAAGGCAACTAACCATCAGTTGAGAGGTTCCTTTGGGTTCCCTAGGTGGCTTGAGGTgatattctttatttaaaatattattctataaaTACTTAACTACCTATCCTTTCgtcttttctttctctttttgtattttctttctttctattgGTGTATCTTTTCAAGTGATAGCATAAAAGCAGCAAAGTGGCCGCCATGCCAAAATTTGCTTCATTTAGCAAGTAAAATTTGTGTTTGTTAATGTTCTCCGAAAGGTATAACTAAGGTACTTCTGATTCTCAAAAGTTGTACATTATGATATTTATACTACACAACAACTGAGAATATTTTAAGAGGAGACCAACACATTAAAGTAGAAAATTAAGAAAGCCCTACATAAGTCCATCTTAAACATTGATGAGTGAGTAGTGGAGATAAGAATGCTGAGGTGGATGGGTGcacatataaaataagattaggAACAAATATATCTGGGAGAAAGTTGGAATAGAACGTATTGATGGGCAGACAAATTTGTGTAAGGTGTTTTCACTGTCTCAggtgtatttgaaaaaaatccaTTTTCATGAAGTCAATGTGAAAGATAAAGGTTTcaaattgtagttttggtcagCCCACTATTGTGGTCCCATATAGGGGTATGCCTTGACGCCAATTTGATCAGCAATAGTAACGCTGTACAGTAGTATATATGGCCACAGTAACCGAGATGTTATGTCTGCATATGCAGTTCACAATTTATCCTTGTGAACTAAAAACACTAGTTCCAACAATTGGATTTAGCTCTACAAGTTAGTTCTAAATCCAAATTTGAGTGTATGAATACTAAACTTGTTTTGCTTTAGAAAAGGCATCGCCTTTGCAATGCAACACATGAGAATTAACTGCACATTTGTATGATTTAGGTAAGTCCTGCAACTGGTATTATAAGACCAGATCAGATAGTTGAGGTATCAGTGCATCATGAGGAATTTCAGACTCTGGAAGAGTTTGTTGATGGTGTTGTACAAAACTCTTGGTGTGAAGACTCCAGAGACAAGGAAGCAATTTTGATTGTTAAGGTGCATGGGAATTACACTATCCAGACAAGAAATCACCAAGTCCGTGTTCACCACTGTTATTCATCCAAGAAAAACAAACTGACGGACCCTCAACCAAAGGGATCCATCCAAGGCAGTCTACTTCACCGATCTGATTATCGTTTGAGCAGTTCCTTTGATGTGGTTGACCAGCTACATAAATTGCATAGCCCTTAAAGCAGCAATTTAGGTGAGTGCATGTGAatgaaactattttattttattatttggtgGAGGAACAAATAATTGATAGACAATTTTGTAACGGACAAGAAGTTCCTATTTATGCATGCAATAATAAGCATTTTGATTATGCTTGgtaagcttttttttttctttcataggGAGCTTGTGGTTGTGTTTCAACTTGTGGAATAATGGAGCTGATTGAACTGTACAGAGAAAGCAAATGCAAGGCAAAAAGTAGCGAGACAGCTTTTTTACGAGATCCATTATTTAATTTACTCCGAAAGGAGCTCAATTGAACCTGTAAATGTCTATCCACCATACTAAACAAGCACAAGCTACAATTGAAAGGGAAAATCCAGTGACATGTTAGGACAGCCGAAGTAACTATTTTTTACTATTGCTGCTTCCAACAAATATTTTGGGACTTCACAGTTTTACCATCTCATTATTTGCTTGGAATTTTGTGTAATGGAAATACATTTCGTTAATGACTTCATATTATTGTATGCGACCTTCATCAAATGCAttatccaatatatatatatataaaggataATGGGTTTTGCAATAATTTGatgaattgattgatttagTTAAAAGTGTGTAGAATATTAATTtacttttgtttaattaataaattcatGTAAAAATAACTTAAACGACAAAATTGAGTGTATGTTTGATGACAAAAGCAACGAATCCTAACtttaagataaaattaattttaatcaatagaaaatttaaacatattaaaatcaattttgttttgatctcaattagaaattaatttttttcttaatttataatattgaatatatCCTTATATGAGCTGTAGCATTATCCAAAGAAATTAACTATGAAAGTTTCTTAGTTCTTTTAAGACTTTTGTATACGAAAATatcatattgattttttaatattcttttttgtATCAAGTAAATCTTTTAAGTTTCTTAACAgttaaaattttactattttaggtTATAACttcatttcaattatttttaattaaaaaaatttaaaataatattaaatattattaataattatataaaaaataatataataaattttcatataattttatgtttatatttttataattattgtaatCAAAACCTTTAAGAattacacaaattaaaaaattgagaaactTTTTTTAGTTTCAATTACATAAAAGACAAACTTTATACcaaaaaaagtataaaagactaactaattataaaaaaaataaataattaatttattatttccgTATAATTTACAGAATCAGATATTATATTGTCTATTGTTTTACAAAAGACGTAAAAACGAGTGATAACTTCAATTATTGACattagaagaaagaaaaaaaaaccttttgaaaatGTAAACTTTTTAACATCAAGAGTTCTGTAACATAATAGTCGAGACAATAATAAACAAATGAGTGATTTAATGAATTTAGGCATGTAAGATAAATCGATTCttgggacattttgtgtctctTCTCATTCTGAGCAACTCTTCTATATTCTTATCAATTAACTTTTTTTCCAGGTGTTCTTATAATGAAACTGCAGCGctacatttttcttttcatttatgtCAATTGTGCTAGCAATGCATTGACAATTTCTACTCCAAAATCCCTTTCAGTGAACATTTAAACATCAATCCTGAATACCCAACTGGCATTTTCAGGTTTGgttgaataattataacaagAACAGAGTTTTGGAGCCGCTATAATATTGAACCTAAGATGAACAACAACCCTTTTTTGTCTCAGCTTctgcttctttttctttatccCCTTCTTGTAGAACAACAGTCTTTCCATTTTCAATCCAGGAAGGATCCTGTTTATTGAGCTCTTGAGACATCATAACCTTCCGGCTTAATATGTTGTAGATCTCTTTTACAACTGTTTGAAAAGCAGCTACTACGTTCGATGAATCGAGAGCCGATGTCTCCATAAAGAACAAACCCTGTGCCTCAGCTAAGGCCTTGCCTTCGGTTGTAGGCACCTCCCTCGCATCCTTAAGATCTGACTTGTTCCCAACAAGTATCGTGACAACGTTCATATCAGAGTGAGCTGTTAAATAATACACCAGTACACTTAATCctcatttcatcaaattcaaaaccaatatatgtatgtttcttgagagaaaaaaaagacaaCTATCAATTCGCGTATGACTAAAACCATACCCGCCTATTGCTATTTAACCCAGTGTATTACAAGGTGTATATTAAGGCGTGTGTGTACATATATGTCAACGTGAAAAACGACATAAAAATGCAGAAGTTCGAAAAggaaaaactaaaactaaaatactctTGGTGAGTAGCTTAAGAACCTAAAATGAAAATTTGTAATTCAgcatttaaaacagaaaatcaccATAAGGATAATAATTAACATGtataatctattttatataaatataagacCACTTAAATACCAAAAGGCCATTAAATTTTCACTAAAAAATAAAGGCTGTTACACAAACGTCAcaaattttcactaaaaaaTAAAGGCTGTTACATAAATGTCAcaaattttcactaaaaaaataaGGCCTTTAAATTTCTGTATCACAAATGTTTTCTGTTATTGTATCAATGTCAAAATTATTGAGAAGTTAACAGTTTCCTGATTATTAACCTCACAAACATAGCTAGAACGAAAATATTTCACGGCAAAGGATTTAAACATAAGTA
The genomic region above belongs to Cicer arietinum cultivar CDC Frontier isolate Library 1 chromosome 4, Cicar.CDCFrontier_v2.0, whole genome shotgun sequence and contains:
- the LOC101498836 gene encoding ras-related protein RABA5a, encoding MASYNEEEKTEDYLFKIVLIGDSAVGKSNLLARFARDEFYPNSKSTIGVEFQTQKMEINGKEVKAQIWDTAGQERFRAVTSAYYRGAVGALLVYDISRRQTFDSIGRWLNELHTHSDMNVVTILVGNKSDLKDAREVPTTEGKALAEAQGLFFMETSALDSSNVVAAFQTVVKEIYNILSRKVMMSQELNKQDPSWIENGKTVVLQEGDKEKEAEAETKKGCCSS